The following is a genomic window from Nitrospira sp..
CCTGGCAGCGCGACGGCTCCAGAATGAAGCAACGGGTTTTGTCGTGCGCGACGGATTTCACGACATGTTCGAGATGATCCTCAACCTGCCGTTCGGGAATGCCAAGCATCTGGGCCAGCTGGTGTGTGGCCAGACGGGTGCCGGTCAATAATTCGACCATGCGCTGGCGGGGCGTGCGGGCCGGAACGAGCATGGGGGCATCGTAATCCTCCGGCAACGGAAAGCCAAGCTGGGCGCCGCGGGAAACCCTGCCTTGCACCGCGGCTGAGAGTTTGACAGGATGATGGTATGCCCACACCGAGCTGGCAAGATTTCGCCGACCTTGCGCTGAAGCGCATCGCGTCATCCGGCGCCGAATACGGCGACATTCGCATCGTTCACAGCACGGCTCAGACCGTCAGAGGCGAAGACCGGCGCATCGCATCGATTCGGGATGCCGACGACGTTGGGTTCGGCGTGCGCGTGTTGTATCGCGGAGGGTGGGGGTTCGCGGCCAGTTCGATTCTTTCGCTCGAAGAAGTGCCGCGAGTCGCCGACTTGGCGGTCGAGATCGCCAAAGGCTCCGCCTCCATCGCCATCGACCAGGTCGTGCTCGCCAGGGAGCCGGTCCATCGCGATCGTGTCGTCACGCCGGTCCGCATCGATCCGTTCACGGTTCCGCTTAGGCAGAAAGCCGACCTGCTCTTGGCGACCATGGAGGCGCTTCAGGCGCAATCCGGAGTCGTCCGCAGCGCGGCCGAGCTCTGGGCGCACCGGGATCGCAAGCTCTTTGCCTCGACCGAAGGAACCAGATTGGAGTTCGACCTGATGGCGTCGAGCGGGGAATGTACGGCGACGGCGCTTTCCGACGGGCGATTTGCGAGCCGGTCTTTCAATACGCCGCAGTTGCGGCGCGGCTATGAATCGATCGAAGAGGCCGAGTTTTTGACACAGGCGCCGCGCGTGGCTCGGGAGGCGGTCGAAAAGGTGCAAGCGCCGGCCGTAGATGCGGGGGCCTACGATCTCGTGTTGGATCCGGAGCATCTCTCGTTGACCATGCATGAATCCTGCGGCCATCCCAGCGAACTGGACCGGGCGCTCGGGTATGAAGCGAATTATGCGGGCACCAGTTTTTTGACGACCGATAAGCTTGGCATGTTTCGCTACGGTTCGCCGCAGGTCACGCTGGTGGCCGACAATACGGAGCCGGAGACGCTGGCGGCCACCGGATACGATGACGACGGCGTGGCTTGCCAGAAATGGGACATCGTACGCGAGGGGATCTTCACCGGATATTGCACGAATCGGGAAGTCGCGCCGAAAATCGGCGCGGCGCGCTCGCGCGGCTCGAACCGCGCGGATAGCTGGGGAACGGTGCCGATCGTGCGCATCGCCAACATCGGCCTGGAGCCTGGGCAGGCAACGGTCGACCAGCTGCTCGCCGATGTGCGGCGCGGGATCTATATCGAAGGCCACGGTTCCTATAGCATCGACCAGCGCCGCTACAATTTTCAGTTTGGCGGGGATGCCTTCTGGCTGATCGAGAATGGCCGGCGCACTCACATGCTGCGCGATGTGATCTATCACGGCATCACGCCGGAGTTTTGGAACAGCTGCGACGGCGTGGCCGACCGGTCGCATCGTCAGCGGTATGGGTTTATTACCTGTGGCAAAGGCCAGCCGGGGCAATCGGGCTGGATGACCCATGCGGCATCGCATGCGCGCTTCCGCAACATTCAGGTCATTCGGGGCGAGGGACGATCATGACCGCCACTAGCGCCAAGCCTTGGCCGAAGATGACCAGCCGCGAAGAATTTCAATTTATCGCCGAACAGGTCCTGAAATGCTCGGCGGCGGATCACACCTTGGTGGCGCTCCACGATCAGGATGGCGGCACCGCGCGGTTCGCCAACAACCAGATTATCCAAAATGTGAATGCGCGCCGGGGGAGCCTCGTGGTGACGGTGGCGTTCGGCACAAGACAGGGGACGGCGACGACGACGGATTTCACGGCCGGCGCGCTGCGCGAGACCGTCAAGCGAGCCGAGGCGATTGCGCGCCTGTCTCCGGAAGATCCGGAGTACCTGCCGCCGGCCGGGCCGCAAGTCTACAATTCCTGTCCGGCGGCGCGCGATGAAACTCTGAACGCCGGCCCGGCGGTGCGTTTGGAATATGCCAACGAAGCCATCGGCCAATGCCGCATGGAGAATCTGTCGGCGGCGGGCATCGTCTCCTCCTCCCGCGCGTCGGTCGGCGTGGCGGCTGGCACCGGCCTGCTCGCGTTTGAAGAGCGGACCGAGGCGCGGTTCAGCATCACGGTGCAAGCCGGAGACGCCACTGGCTGGGCCTCGTCGGCGCATCGCTCCATCGACCGGTTGAAAGTCCAGGAGCGCACGCTGTCCGCAATCCACAAAGCCACGCTCGGCGTCGAGCCCCAAGAATTGCCGCCCGGCCGGTATCGCGTGATCCTCGAACCGGCGGCAGTGGCCGGCCTGTGGTCATGGATTGTCTGGATGCTGGACGCGAAATCCTCTCTGAAAGGCACGAGCCCCTTTGCCGGCAAGTTGAAAAAACGGATTCTGGATGCCGGCCTGTCGCTGGAGAATTGTCCAGGGCACGCCGATCTGCTCGGCGTCGGCTTTACGGCCGACGGGCTGCCATCCACGATCACGCCATGGATTCATCACGGTGTCTTGCTGCAACTGCGCTATGACCGGTTTACGGCGCAGGCGGAACGGATCAACCCGATTCCGACGATCGAGGCGCCCCGCCTGTCGCTCGCCGGCGCGCCGGCCAGCTCGCTGGCGCAGCTCATCAAATCGACCGCCCGGGCGATTCTTGTGACGAATTTCTGGTATCTGCGCACCGTGAATCCGACCGATCTCACACTGACCGGCATGACGCGGGACGGAACATTTTTGATCGAGAACGGGGAGATCGTGTCCGCCGTCAAAAACTTCCGGTTTCATGAGAGTCCCCTGCGGGCGTTCCGGCATGTCGAAGCCTGGACGGCGCCGATGGAAGCGGTGACCGCTGAAACGGGAAAGATGCTGGTGCCCGCCGTCGTCCTGCCGGAGTTTCATTTCTCCAGCGTCACGAGATTCTAGGCCTCAGGCGCTCCGATTGTGGTGCGCATCCCCGCATCTTGTTTGGAAAAAGGGTTGACTCACCTGCATGGTCGGAGTAGACAAGTACGTAGTGGTTCGGAGTTCTGGTTTCGCCCCTGTTTGCGCCCGCATGATATTCGAGTTCCCTCGGCCAGATCGCCGGATTCCACTGTACGATGTGCTGCGGTCTGGAAAGGGAATTTGATAGAGGAGGTTCCGCTATGTCTCGTCGATATAACGATCAGCCCATCAATTTGATCGCGCGCATTCCTTCCCCTGAGCAAATATCCGCCGCGCGTCCGAAGCAGCGGTCTTTCGTCCAACTGGGCATGGAGTATGGAGCAATCTGCGCGCGCAGAATTGCCGATATGGTGGCACAGCTGTACCGGGCCAGTCGGTCGATCGGTGCCTCGATGATGCACCGGCTGGCCGAGAGCGCCTCTCTCGATCGACCCGATGACCGATCTAACGAACCAGCGGTTTCGACGCCTCAGCCCGTTACGGGGACGGTGTATTTGTCCGACGATCGCCTGGCCAAATGGAACGCGCTGCTCGATGCGACGGTTCCGCGCATTGAACCGGCGGAGCGGCTGCCGAAAGCTATCCCCGCGCAAGCGCCGCTGTCTGCGGCAACGGCCGCCGTCTCGTCGCCGGTCGATGAAGTGGCGGCTTTGCGCAGGGAGTTGCTGGCCCATCAGCAAGAGATGGCGCGCTTGTCGGTGCAGTTGCAAGAATTGAAGTCGATGGTGGGTTCACACCAGCAAGTGCTGGTCTATTTAGGGCAGGAATTGGACGTGCAGCCATTGCCGATGGCCATGGCCGCGGCGCAGGCCGCTCCGTCCACGAAGAAGGCCCGGGTGATGCGGGCGAAGTCCGGCGGAAAAGAACGGCCTTCGTCGCGGAGCGTATCCTGCGAGCCGTCGCTCAATTTGTAATACAACGTATGAGGTGGTGTTGTGCATAGAGCGGTGATGCTGGGCGGGCTCTTATGCGCGCTGACCGGCTGCGGGTTGACGGCGGGGACCCACGAGGAGTCTCTGGGGATCGGCATTGTCCGGGGCACGTTGGGCGTTCAACCCGATGGACAGATCCGGCTCGCGCAGCCGGCGGATACGCAAGCCACACAGGGATCGGTCCTGTTGCTGGAGGGCGGCGCGTACGTCCTTCGCCTTTCGGATGGCTCGGAGCGCCGCGTGGCGTTGGATGAAAATACCCGCATCGACCGTCCGGCTCATGTCGGCGACCGAGTCGAAGCGTTTTTGGATGACAGCGGACGTGCAGTCCTTATTCGCAACATTGACCACCGCGCAGACTAGCCCACAACAGTATGCCGCCGTCCCTCGTTCTCGCCGCTCGGCGGGCCGGTTGAGCCGCGCCGCTGTTGGCGGTCTCGCCCTCCTGTTATTGTGGGGAGGCGTCGCTACAGCGGCGGAACCCGTTCCGCTGTTTACCGATCTCGGCCAGCTGCGTCATCCGATCACCACCACATCCGAACAGGCGCAGCATTATTTCGACCAAGGCTTGCGCCTGGTCTATGCCTTCAATCACGAAGAGGCGATTCGTTCGTTTGAAGCCGCGGCCAGGCTCGACCCGGCAGCTGCGATGGCCTATTGGGGCATTGCGCTGGCGTTGGGGCCGAATATCAATGGGGCGATGGCGAAAGCCGATGAACGGCGGGCATGGGATGCCTTGCAGAAGGCCCGGGCCCAAGCCAGCCGTGTCAGCCCTGCCGAGCAACGGTATATTGAAGCGCTCGGTAAACGATACAGCGCCA
Proteins encoded in this region:
- a CDS encoding TldD family protein, Actinobacterial subgroup (MaGe:77309622) — encoded protein: MPTPSWQDFADLALKRIASSGAEYGDIRIVHSTAQTVRGEDRRIASIRDADDVGFGVRVLYRGGWGFAASSILSLEEVPRVADLAVEIAKGSASIAIDQVVLAREPVHRDRVVTPVRIDPFTVPLRQKADLLLATMEALQAQSGVVRSAAELWAHRDRKLFASTEGTRLEFDLMASSGECTATALSDGRFASRSFNTPQLRRGYESIEEAEFLTQAPRVAREAVEKVQAPAVDAGAYDLVLDPEHLSLTMHESCGHPSELDRALGYEANYAGTSFLTTDKLGMFRYGSPQVTLVADNTEPETLAATGYDDDGVACQKWDIVREGIFTGYCTNREVAPKIGAARSRGSNRADSWGTVPIVRIANIGLEPGQATVDQLLADVRRGIYIEGHGSYSIDQRRYNFQFGGDAFWLIENGRRTHMLRDVIYHGITPEFWNSCDGVADRSHRQRYGFITCGKGQPGQSGWMTHAASHARFRNIQVIRGEGRS
- a CDS encoding Transcriptional regulator (MaGe:77309621), which codes for MLVPARTPRQRMVELLTGTRLATHQLAQMLGIPERQVEDHLEHVVKSVAHDKTRCFILEPSRCQDCEFVFRDRRRLTRPSRCPQCHSEDIAAPRYGIDPVEPPAGRTAKTTAAR
- a CDS encoding hypothetical protein (Evidence 4 : Unknown function but conserved in other organisms; MaGe:77309624); this translates as MSRRYNDQPINLIARIPSPEQISAARPKQRSFVQLGMEYGAICARRIADMVAQLYRASRSIGASMMHRLAESASLDRPDDRSNEPAVSTPQPVTGTVYLSDDRLAKWNALLDATVPRIEPAERLPKAIPAQAPLSAATAAVSSPVDEVAALRRELLAHQQEMARLSVQLQELKSMVGSHQQVLVYLGQELDVQPLPMAMAAAQAAPSTKKARVMRAKSGGKERPSSRSVSCEPSLNL
- a CDS encoding hypothetical protein (Evidence 4 : Unknown function but conserved in other organisms; MaGe:77309625), with the translated sequence MLGGLLCALTGCGLTAGTHEESLGIGIVRGTLGVQPDGQIRLAQPADTQATQGSVLLLEGGAYVLRLSDGSERRVALDENTRIDRPAHVGDRVEAFLDDSGRAVLIRNIDHRAD
- a CDS encoding TldE/PmbA family protein, Actinobacterial subgroup (MaGe:77309623), with protein sequence MTATSAKPWPKMTSREEFQFIAEQVLKCSAADHTLVALHDQDGGTARFANNQIIQNVNARRGSLVVTVAFGTRQGTATTTDFTAGALRETVKRAEAIARLSPEDPEYLPPAGPQVYNSCPAARDETLNAGPAVRLEYANEAIGQCRMENLSAAGIVSSSRASVGVAAGTGLLAFEERTEARFSITVQAGDATGWASSAHRSIDRLKVQERTLSAIHKATLGVEPQELPPGRYRVILEPAAVAGLWSWIVWMLDAKSSLKGTSPFAGKLKKRILDAGLSLENCPGHADLLGVGFTADGLPSTITPWIHHGVLLQLRYDRFTAQAERINPIPTIEAPRLSLAGAPASSLAQLIKSTARAILVTNFWYLRTVNPTDLTLTGMTRDGTFLIENGEIVSAVKNFRFHESPLRAFRHVEAWTAPMEAVTAETGKMLVPAVVLPEFHFSSVTRF